A genomic stretch from Helianthus annuus cultivar XRQ/B chromosome 1, HanXRQr2.0-SUNRISE, whole genome shotgun sequence includes:
- the LOC110871897 gene encoding cyclin-C1-2 codes for MATNFWASTHYKELLEQEEVDVVHNLDKQRGITLDDFKLIKLHMSNYIAKLAQSVKVRQRVVATAVTYMRRVYTRRSMTEYDPRLLAPSCLYLAAKSEESTVQARLLVFYIKKLNLDEKYRCEIKEILEMEMKILEALNYYLIVFHPYQSLPQLVHDAGMSDATQLIWGLVNDTYKMDLILIHPPHLIGLACIYVASVLKEKDNTAWFEDLRADMNVVKNIAMEILDFYDTHKMITEDRVNAAMHKLSIRI; via the exons ATGGCGACTAATTTCTGGGCATCAACGCACTA CAAAGAACTGCTGGAACAAGAAGAAGTGGATGTGGTGCATAATCTTGATAAACAAAGGGGAATTACCCTTGATGATTTCAAGTTAATCAAATTGCATATGTCCAATT ACATTGCGAAATTGGCTCAAAGTGTGAAAGTGAGGCAAAG GGTTGTCGCGACTGCTGTAACATATATGAGACGTGTATATACAAG GAGAAGTATGACTGAATATGACCCGCGTCTACTTGCCCCATCTTGCTTGTATTTGGCGGCAAAATCCGAAGAAAGCACTGTGCAAGCAAGACTTCTTGTATTCTACATTAAGAAACTCA ATCTAGATGAAAAGTACCGATGTGAAATAAAAGAGATACTTGAAATGGAAATGAAAATTTTGGAAGCGCTAAACTATTACCTTATTGTTTTTCATCCTTATCAGTCGTTGCCTCA GTTGGTTCATGATGCCGGTATGAGTGATGCAACTCAATTGATTTG GGGACTTGTGAATGACACCTATAAGATGGATCTAATTCTCATACACCCACCGCATTTGATCGGATTAGCCTGCATTTATGTAGCTAGTGTGCTCAAGGAGAAAGATAATACAGCCTGGTTCGAAGATCTACGAGCCGACATGAACGTG GTGAAGAACATAGCGATGGAAATACTAGATTTCTATGATACCCACAAAATGATAACCGAAGACAGAGTGAACGCTGCCATGCACAAGCTCAGTATAAGAATATAG